Below is a window of Leptospiraceae bacterium DNA.
CCTACCACATCAAATCGAAAGGCATGAAGCTAACTGAGATTGATGAAGAAGGTGTTCCAATCAATAACGGAAAGCGTTATGCGATAATCATCGGAATCAATGATTACAATGATACGGCAATTTCTGATTTGTCTAAGGCACGAAATGATGCGAAGGGAATCGGAAAGATTCTAAAAGACATTGGGCAGTTTGACCAAGTCTTTGTAATGACAGATGATGTGGTCAGAAGTGATCCAGAGCATTTGTATCCGACGAAATTAAACATAGAAGAAAAGATTGAAAGTGTTCTACGATTTACAACTCCAGATGATTTAATCGTGTTCTACTTTTCAGGACATGGAATTTCTGATTACGATGAAAATGGATTTTTAGTAACAGCAGATACGGTAGCGGATAAAAAATTTGATACTTCTCTCAGAGTAGATTGGATAGTCAAAAAATTCAAAGAAAAGAAAATCAAAAAATCTCTCCTTGTGCTAGATGCGTGTAGGGATAAATTATATACCTCAAAAAGTTCCGAACGAGACAGCATTAAAGAAAAAATCTATACAGAAGCAGAAGTTGCGGCTACTTTCTATTCGACGAAGTCCGGTTATTACAGCTATGAAGACGACGACTCCGACTACGGGGTATTTACAAAGAATTTGATTTATGGAATGGAAGGCAGAGCAGATGACAACAATGATGGTGTAGTATCCTTCGGAGAATTACAGCAGTTTGTCGAAAAAGGCGTTCGGGATTGGTCGATAAAAAAGAACAAACAACAAAAACCATTCACTAAAATCTATGGAGAAAGAACAGGTGACTTGGCAATCACTGTTGCTGGTAAGCCTGAAGTAAGTCTTGCGGATAAAAAGGTAGTAGTTCCTTCTCGCATTGGATATGTATGGCGTTCTGCATTGGTTCCCGGTTGGGGGCAATACAATAGCGGAGCCAAGAAGCGGGGAATTTCTTACTTTGTAATTAGCCTTGGCTTTCTAGGTCTTCATGCCTCCAATATGAGCAAATTAAGTGCAGCCCAATCAGCGTATACTGGAGCTTTTGCGATTCCAGGAAGTTTGTTTCTCCCTACCTACATGAACTTACAAAACAAAAAAAGCAGTTTAGAAAAGGCTGGTAATGCCTCCATGATAAGCCTTGGTTTATTGGTTGGATTTTGGATTTGGAATGTAATAGACGCAGGGGTTTTGACTGATTTGCCCACAGAACCTAAAACATCAGGACTTCAATTTAATATCGAGAGAGATTCCCTGTCATCACAAAGCTTTGTAGTAGGAATGCCAAGTTCTGAGACGAGGAACTATGTGGAGTGGTATTGGAGATTTTGATGTGCTTTCCCAAGGGCGTGGATTAACCCACGCCCTTGGGAAATATATGATAGAAACAAAAATTTAACAAACAAAAAAGGAAAAAAATTATGAACACGAACGATTCAAAATTCAAGATTAAGAATTCAAAATTCCTTGGAGTAACAATATTATTCATCATCGGATTATTTACCTATTGCCCTATGGTTAAATACAATAATCCGACCGATGGTGCGGGCGGGTTGGTTATGCAGTTGTTGGATACATTCGGTAAAACAATTAATGGAAATGCGAATCAAACCACAAATACTTTCGCAATGCGAGATGTAGTAACATCAATAGATGAAGGAACTTCAAAGACAATTTATGTTCGTTTGGCTGTAAAGAGTAATACAACACAAACAATTACAATCAAAACAGATATTCCTGCTTTAGAAGTAAATCCTACTACTCTTACCTTTACCCCTGATAATTCCACGGTAGAACAGAGCTTTACAGTATCAGCATTGATTGACAGTAATCTGGTGGATGAAAAAGGAAATGTTACACTAAGTAGTTCAGGCGAGTTGGAAGCAAAGACGCTCGGAATAACAAACAAAGATGTAACTGGGAATTGGGTAAGTATAACGACAGACAATAGCTTTGTAGAGGAAGGAAATAAGGGAAGTATTAATTTGAAACTTACTGTCAAGCCATATGAAACAATTAAAATTGATCTAACATCTGATTATACAGGATTGACTGTCGATACTGGACAATTGACATTTACAAAAGATAATTGGAGCACGGAACAAATTGTAGGGTTAACTGGATCGATTGATACTAATACGATTTCAGAAAATGTAAAAATCACTGGAAGCACATCTGGAATTACTAACTTTCTAACTCTTACTTACAGGGAAAATTCAATTGTAATTCCATCTACTGTTTCTATATATAATGGAGAGCATATCACAGCCAAACTATCTTATCAACCTGGAGCTAATGTTACAATAGCAGTAACTGCCTCTTTAACTTTTAATGGAACTACTACCGCTTCTTCCTTGAACTTTACACCTAGTAATTATAGCACAACACAGAATATAGTTCAAATCAATAGTATCACAAACCTTCTATTGGATACTAATTTGTATAGTAATATTCAAACCCTAACTATTACTGCCAGTTCAAATGGAATGGCAACTGTATCAAAATCTGTGCTTTTAGATATTGATAAGACTTATACAACAACTACGAATGCAGTTTACACTGGTGGCACTGCTTTAGATGAAACAATTACAGATACGGTGAATAACCTAATCTGGCAAAAATGCAATATGGGACAAACTGGAACAACTTGCTCCGGTGGTCGCACAACTGCGAACTGGGCAAATTCCATATCCTATTGCGATACACTTTCAATAGGAGGAAATTCAAACTGGAGACTGCCAACGAAATCAGAGTTGGCGACCTTGGTATCTGGTTCTATTTCTCCGACGACTCACACAATTTTTGCAAGCTATACTATCGCCAACAATTATTGGTCGTCTACTACCTACGCGCCAAATACTCCCAATGCGTGGTTCGTCTATTTCAACAATGGCCTTGTCAACGTCATCAATAAGACAAGTAACGTCTATGTACGTTGTGTTTCCGGACCGTAGTCTTGGACATTTGGTAATTTATTTCTTATATATGGGTATCTGTCTTGACATCGTCTTAAGGTGAGGCTAATGGTTCGACTCCGCTCACCAACCGCCGACTTTATCTACTGTGGAAGATTTGAACTATTTCCAAGCGAAGCTTCGAGATGGACTACACACTTGAGCTGAAAGAAGAAAAAGGAAACCTGATTGTGTTTGGGGTTAAGAAGAAAATTGTAGAGACATTACAACATGACGACGTAGAGACAATTCATGAATTGACTTTACGATCATTCTAATTTCGAATAGGGCTGTATTGTTTTTAATTTAGAAATTCCAGAATAATGTTTTAAATTGAAAGTATGAAGCGGTAAATTTAAAGATAGTGGCTGTTGAGGCAATTAATATTTCAATAATTCCCAGTTCCTTGCTTAGGTGTGATTTGGCAAAACTTTGTAATGCTAATTCGCAATGCCTTAGAAAGCCAAAGATCAAAGGAACCAAATTTCTTTGTGATGGATTCAATTTCTTTCTTAGAACGGCAACCTTTTATTAGCTCCATATATACATATCCAGCAGAATAAATTGTTCATTTTCATTCTCGCGAAACCAATCCAATGCAGGTTGATAATTTCTTAAAGAGTCTATGAGTATGTCTGTATCCAAAAGGATCATTTAAAAATTCTCTCATTTTCTGTTTGTCTTAGCCTTTGGACAAACTCTACACTATTTTCGATATCAGATCGATGAGCCCAGAGACCAGCAGCTTTCAATATATCTTTACCTGTCATATATTTAGATTCATGTAATTTCTTTTTTGGGAGTAGTCTTAGTTAAAGATTTTTTTTTTCTCATTATTCTTAAATAAAATAATAATTTCTACTTCCTGTCCTCTTTTTAAGGAAACGTTCTTTAAGAACAACTCTCCATCATTAGAATATTGGAATTTAATTGAATAGCTTGATTCATAGATTCAGTTTTGAGATTTAAAGTAGGAATTGCAATCGGAAAATTATTTTTTGAAAAGAAAATCATTCAAACGATTGCAAAGTCAAATGCTTTTAAAGAATGGCAGAACGGTGCTTTTACTTTGTAATCAAAGAAGCAATTCTGAATGTTAAGTGAAAGACGAAAAAGGAAACATAACAGCCTGTAGCCTTCGCAAATATAATCTCATAGCCCGGTCTCTTTAGAGCCGGGTTCAAATACGAATGTGGTCAACGCCAATGGTCGCACGCGATATTGCAGGCAGGGATTTTGTGATCTTTGGGAAATTGTATTCGAACGAAAGAAGGCGAAGAAACGTTTCTTCACCTTCTTTGGTTCACTCCTTCGAGGAAATAAAATTTAACAACAAAGGACACCTTCTCATGAAAACACTTCTCTTATTTCTAACAAGCCTCTGTTGATCCTAAATAAGGCATGTGAAGCAATCAAGGACACGCGGATAACAAAGATTATGCAGTTTTTGGATGGGAATATGAGAAAGTTGTAGATTCATTACTTAATGAGACCAATGGTTCGACTCCCAATGCTGTCATCAAATTTTAACCACGAAGGGCACGAAGATCACGAAGGGATTTTGTAATGAAATCCTATCTTTTCTTCGCGTTCTTCGTGCCCTTCGTGGTTAATTCTTTTTTTCCTTTCCTTAAGTTGACAACATTAGTTCGACTCCGCTCACCAACCGCCGACTTTATCTACTGCGGAAGATTTGAACTATTTCCAAGCGAAGCTTCGAGATGGACTACACACTAGAGTTGAAAGAAGAAAAAGGAAATCTGATTGTGTTTGGGGTTAAGAAGAAATTGTAGGAAAAAATAAAAGAGTTGTAAAAGTATTTACAGGATTTAAATTGAAAGGGGTAGATAGTAAAATGAGGAGGAGAAAATATGAAAGTTGTAATTGAAATTGAAAATACTGAAGAATGGAAAGTGATACAAGATTCCTTGTTTCTTTTACAATCGACAAGGAATTCTAAAAAACTTTCGCCGACTCCTTCTATTATCCAAAAAGGTAATAAGAAATTAAACCCTGAGATTCTTTTTGGACTTTGGGCGGATTCCCCCGTTCATTTACCTGAACTAAGAAAAAAAATCTGGAAGAGAAATTTCTAAATGGTATAGGTAGATACAGATGTATTGATTGACGCGTTGAATGGAAAAAATGATGCAATCTCTTTGATAAAAAAAATAGGCTTCGATAATACGATTCTTTCTTCCATTACTCTTATGGAGGTATATCAAGGCGCTATTAATAAATCTCAACTGATTAAATTAAAAAAGAATTTATCCTATTATGATATACTTCATTTAGATTTTTCTATTTCTCAAAAAGCTATTGAGTTGATTAGTGAATTCAAATTAAGTCACGGTCTTAGTATGCCTGATGCACTCATTGCAGCTTCGGCGATTACTCATAATATTCCTCTTTGCACCTATAATATCCAAGATTATAAATTTATTAAAGAACTGATACTTTTTAAGACATGACTTTGAGAAATAAGCTTTGTCGATAATAAAAAAATTAAAGGACATATTCTGTGAAAACACCTATCCTATTCATTGCTTTCATCTTTACCACTTTAGGATAAATTGTCTCTACCTATTTAATCATTCTCTGACAGATAATAAACCGTATCCCCTTCATCGGAAACGTAGTGGCAATATTTATAAGCATTTATAAAAGACTTTAAGATAGATTCAGAAGAAAAATGATAAGAGCTACCTAGCTTTTGTTTTAAGTGCTTGTTTGCTTCTTTAAGATTGTAATGTGGAATCTTAGAAAAAATATGATGAACTACATGGGTTCCTATATTGTGGTGGATTGGCTCGAAGATTCCGTAAGACCTGTCTATTGTAGAAATAGCACCTTTACATAATTCCAATTGGCTGTTCTATACCAGGGGATTTTAGTATCGGTATGATGCAAGTAGGTAACAAGAGATAGCCACACAACAAAGACAAAGTAGGGGATGATATATAAATTGAGTAGGTTTAAAAATCCGAATTGGAATCCTGCATAGGCAAGAAGGCTAATCATCATTATCCAGGCTGTAGTGCTTGTGATTACTTGTCCTTTTTCGCTCGGTGTAAATAGATTGCTACTTGGTAAAAAATGAGAGCCTTCTTTTTTGGGTGAGCGAACAAATAGGTAAAGCGGGAATACGATTAGGAATATTTTATATCTTAAGATTTTAGAAGTCCAATGCAGTTTCTCATAATCTGATTTTGCAAGTGGATACCAGGATTCATCTTTGTCTAAATTGCCAGTGTTGTTATGGTGTGTCCTATGACTGATGCGCCAACCATGATAGGGCACAAGGATTGGAGTGTGGGCTAGATGCCCGAATAAAGAATTAATCCATTTTGAATCGGAAAAGGAACCATGACCGCAGTCGTGACCTACTACGAATAAAGCCCAGAAAAAAGTTCCCTGTAAAAACCAATACACAGGATAAAAAAGCCAGGAGTCCAGATAGACAGCAAGACCAAATAAGCCCGCTATCACAATTGTATCTAAAAAGAAGTAAAACAGAGATTTAGGGACAGAGCTTTCGAATAAATCTTCTGGAATAGAGTTTTTTAACTCGCTAAGTTTAAATTGGCTTGAGTGAGTGGTTGCGTTTTTCGGTTATAGTTGAATCTTTCAATACTGTATTGGATTTTACCATGAAATTTTTCTTCGTGAATGTATATTGCTTAGGATGAATCCATAAAAAACAGTGTTAGTTAAATGGCAATGATTAAAATATCGACCTTAGGATGTTAGTATGAGTTTAATTTTTGAAAATGATCTGAATACAGTCTCTTGGCTTCGCTTTGCTATCTGTATTTTCTTTGGCTTAGTATTTTTTTATGTTGAGGTTACTAAAAAGTTTCAACTTTCATACAGTAAATTTAATACGAAAGGAAATCTAGAATCGAAAAAAGGTATGTTCATCATTTACTTTTTACCGTTTCTAACCTATGTATACTTTTATCTTACTTCTTCTTTTGTTGCGAGCCTGTATCATCAACTTATCTTTCTTGCGGTTACTCTTCATTTTGCGAAAAGATGTCTCGAAGTCTTATTTCTACATCGCTATTCGGGAAAAATTTCTATTCTCACAACAGCACTCATTACATGGGCGTATTCTTCGATTGCCTTTTCCATTCATGAATCCGTAAATGGAATTACCAAGCCAGATATGTTGCAGGGTAACAGTAATATACCTCTTTACTTTGGCTTTGCCTTATTCTTACTCGGACAGGGTTCTAATTTCTATCACCATATATTACTGACTCGCCTTCGCTCAGGCGAAAGCCGTGAATATAAAATTCCTACCGGTGGATTGTTTTCTTATGTAAACTGCCCTCATTATCTAAGTGAAATCATTGGTTGGATTGGAATTGCCATCATGAGTCAATACTTAATCGTATATGGTTTAACCTTTATCATGTCAGCTTACCTCTTCGGACGCAGCATCAACACCACGCGATGGTATCAAGAAAAAATCCCAAACTTTCCAAAAGAAAGAAAATCTATTCTGCCTTTTATTTTATAATAGCAGAAAATATTGCCACAGAGTCACGGAGTCACAAGAGGTTTTTAATTGGTATTTAGTCCGTTAATACCTCATGGAGTTAATTAATTTAAAACCCTCCTTTCTCTGAGTCTCGGTGACTCTGTGGCAAAACATTTTTGTTTTTAGTTTGCTTAATTTGGAAAATGGCAGATTTTGACAATTGTATCATTTATGGCAGGCAAAATTACACATATTGAAGTCTTAGCGCAGGCGATTAAACACCTAGATCATGGCACGACAGATCAGCGCAGTATTTCTCACTTGCTTCTAGATCAAACCAATCGCAAATATGCAAATCTAGGAACAATTACTCCCGATATTTTTTATTATTATCATATTCTTTCTCCTGCTAAACTGACTGCCAATGCACAGATTTGGGGTGATTTACATCATCATAAAAATGTAACCGAATTAGTTCTTAATTTTTTAGATATCATCATAGAAACAGAAGAGGGCACCTATCGGGATAGAATGATTGCTTTTGTCTTAGGTTATATTTGCCACTGCGCGGTTGATGTTGTTACGCATCCGTATATTTTTTTTATTTCCAGTGATTATTATAACAAAGACCCAGAAATAGCAAGTCTTGCCCAATACAATCATATGAGAGTTGAATTTGCATTAGACTCTTATTTGCTAGATCATCGTTGGGGAATGAGTCCAAAGGACTATGACTTCACACATTACATTGACGTGCGTAGACGTGGAGTCAGTGGACTTAAGAAAATTGATCCGATGATTTGGATATTTTGGCTCGAAGCATTACGCCTAACGTTTCCAGAAGAGTTCAAGAAACATTACAGAGGCTCTGTTCGAAAGATTATTCCGGGAGATATTATCAATGACTCTTACCTCGGTTACATTCGATTCAATGAAGTTCTAGATTCTAGAAGTAACGCAATGAGAAGCCTTTTAAAAATAGTTGACTATATTCCATTTACAAAGAAAAAAGCATCTGTCTTACTTATGCCTTTTAAAGATGCTATTGATACAAGAATTTTAAATTCTGACGAGAGAGAATGGTTTTATCCTGCTGATTCCAGTCGCAAAAGAAATCTTTCCTTTATTGCATTAGTCAACCAAGCTTCGAATTCCGCTCGCGATGCTATGACTTATGCATGGGAATATTTAAAAGGCAATGTAAAGCGGGAAGCCATGATAAAAGAATACGGCGGTTACAACCTTGATACAGGTCTTAGATATCAGGGTATTTCCGATATGAAAGAGTTTGCACCTTTATGAATAAAAATTACAATATCATCAGCACAAAACTAATCGGTTTCTTTGCCTCAGTGGTTAATTCCATATTAACCGGTAGTTATGCTTTTTTTAAATTAGGAGTCTTTTTGTTATTTCTCGGTGGTCTAAACGCTTTCTTAATCGTTGGCTCTTTCGATGATGTTAAGCTTATTCCAAAGGCTATGGACTACGAGATTCCTTCTACTCTCTATGGGGTCAATGCCAAAGGACAATACGAACCAATTGCTGAATTCTACCAGTTCTCTCGAATTGTTTTAGACTTGCCTAGTTTCAAAGAAGAAACAGATGCACCGGATAAGCGCAATAAGGTGCTACAATGCTTTTTATCTACAGAGGATAGTAATTTTTATGAGCATCATGGATTGGATGTAAGAGGGATTATCCGCGCCTTCGCTGTCAATATAGTAGCTGGAAAAATTAAAGAAGGTGCCTCCACGATTACCCAGCAAGTTGCTCGTTTGAAGTTTTTAAATACAGATAGATCTTTTATTCGCAAAGCAAGGGAAGCCTGGCTTGCTGTTCTCATGGAATTCTATTACGATAAGAATACAATACTAGAAATGTATCTAAATGAAATTCCTCTCGGACATGGAACCCTTGGAGTAGGAGCTGCGGCTCGGTTTTATTTTCGTAAAGATGTAAATTCTCTTGGTTGGGGAGAAGCGGCATTACTCGCAAGTCTCACCACTCGACCAAAAGAATTTAGCCCATTGGTTAATCCAATGATTTCATCCAATAAAGTTCGAGTTATTTTCATGAAGCTAGTGGAAAACGGGAAAATGGACATTAGCCGTGCAGAGATAGAATACAAAAAATTCTCCGAGTATTATGCCAGCCTAAATCGATCTCCGAATGATTCTGCTTATTCCGATAGACTGAACCGCTTTCCTTATTTTACAGAATACATTCGGCGTTTATTGAAAAAACAAATCAGCAATGAAGATTTATACAGCGGTGGATTAAAGGTATACTCGACTCTTAATATTCAGCACCAGACAGAAGGAGAAGCGGTTCTCTCAGAAGGACTTGCAAATCAAACAAAGATTTCCAATCAAAAATCTTTTAAGAACATTGATGCCTTCGATGATAAGTTCGGTGATATTTACAATGCGATTTCTTTAATTCATGATATTGGTGATTTTAAATTTAAAATCTCTCGGATGGAAAGAACTTTTAGAAGTGTATACCAGGAAGAGTTAAGAGACAATTATGCTACACTCAATTTATTGACTGGAACAGATAATGTGGGTGCTGTCTTTGATGAGAATTATGCAAAGCAGACTACACAAGATCATCTACTCCCGGTTGAGGGGGGAATCATCAGTATGCGCCCGGATACTGGCTATATTACTTCTATGATTGGTGGTTCGGGGTTTCGCTCGGACAATCAACAACTTAGACCGATTCAAGGTTACAGACAACCGGGCTCTTCTTTTAAGCCTCTTGTCTATGCAACTGTTCTAGATTATTACGGAAAAAATCCTGACAAAGAACCAGATAAAAATGTAACTGCCTCCACTTTATTTTTAGATTCTCCTTTACAGTATTTGATGGAAGATGGAGATGAATGGTCTCCTGAAAATTACAGTGAAGAATACTCCGGTTTCATGCGATTACGCGCTGCATTAGAAAGTTCCAAGAACTCAGTTGCGATTCGTGTAGTCGAGCATATTGGTCTTGGAAAACTTTTACCAACACTGACTGAGCTTTTGCGGATAAACAGAGATATCCCCAAGAACTATTCCGTTGCACTCGGAACATTTGAAATGACTCCCTTTGAGTTAACTCGTGCGTATGCGACACTCGCCTCCGGTGGAAAAGAAGTATTCCCGATTTCTATTCTTTACATAACCGACAGCAAAGATCAAATGATCAAAGACTTTCGTCCCGAGCATGAGAAAAAAGAGCGCAAGCAGATTTTATCTAAAGAAGCAAGTCTTATCATTACCAGTATGATGAGCGATGTAATTAAGCATGGAACGGGTAAGGCGGTATTATCTGCAGGTTTAAATCGTCCGTCTGCTGGAAAAACAGGAACTACGAATAATTTTAGAGATGCCTGGTTTGTAGGTTACACTCCTGAGCTTGTTAGCTCGGTTTGGATTGGTTACGATACAGGGACAGTTTCTCTTGGTAAAGGAATGTCAGGTGGGGTTGTGGCAAGTCCACTCTGGGGAAGATTTATGGCAAAAGCACTCAAGGGTGAGCCGCCTAAAGATTTTAATTTTGGGGAAAATCTAAATATCATAACCCGTAAGGTATGCTCTATTTCCGGAAAGATTCCAGGACCTCAGTGCCATAAGACCTACGAAGAAATCTTCATTAAGGATACTTTGGATAAGACCATCTGTGAAGACCACCGCGGTTATAACCCGGAAATGGACATTCCCCAAGAGATTCTTCCGCTTCCGCCTGTGAGTAGTGGAAACAAAGAAAAAGAGATTGTTAAGCCTAAGAAAAAGAAGCCAGTCAGTGGAAATAAGCCAGAAGTCGCCGAACCTGTTAAAGTGGAAAAGCCAGTTAGCAAGAAAAAGCCCAAAAAGAATATCTTCCAGGGAGATGAACGGTTAGAATAGTTTCCGCAAATAGCAATAAAAGTAATATACTTGTCATTAAAAGAGTCGAAAATATAAAGGATTAAGGTCTTTAAAAAAAGAATCCAAGGATTTTTAAAATCTTGAATTCTTTTTAAAGTTTGTTACAGTATTGAGTCAGATAGCATATGATATTTCAAAAACCTAGAAAACTTCCCCATGGCAAAGAGCTTCTCCGAACGGAAAAGTTTACTTTGATTTATTTGGGAGCAGGTAACCTTCATTATTCTTTCATTGGGGATAAAGGGTTGGTTTATGGAGATATCGACTTCAAAAAGAACCATTTTAAAATCATTCCTCTTTTGACCATTGCAACTCTAATTACCTCCTACCTTGTATTTGGAACGAATCCAACTTCTGCTATGATTGAGCCTCCAGAAGTTTTGCAGGAAGAAATCGTTGAAAATGATGAGCGTGATAAACTTGCAAAAAACGCAGACGAAAATTATCTCAAACAGACCGAAGCCCAAAAACTAGCTATTATAAAATCTTCTGAGTCAGGGAAAGGAAAAGTAAAACATATTTCCTATCATGTAAAAGAAACAGATACGATGCAGTCTATTTCTTCTCATTTTAATGTTACTCCTGAGGCGATAAGAGAAGCCTCCAATCTAAAACCGACTGATAAAATCTATCCCGGAAATGTTTTGAGTATTCCAAACCGTCGGGGATTGCTATATAAATTTAAGAACGGCGACACTCTTGCGAAAGTTGCCAGCACTTACAAAGTCAGCATTGATGAAGTCATTGAAGAAAATAAATTGGAAGAAACAGATATATTTATGCCGGGTCAAAAAATATTTCTTCCGGGCGCAATCATTCCTGATCCAACTCCTGTTTGGTATTCGCCGGTAGTGTCCAACATCATCACTTCTGGATTCGGCTGGCGCTCTTATCCAAGATACCAGTTTCATGAAGCACTCGATCTAAAGTCAAACTATGAGCCCGTTCGCGCTGCAAGATCTGGTAAAGTAATTTACAGTGGTTGGATGGGCGGTTATGGTAACGTAGTTATCCTTGAACACAGTGGTGATTTAAAAACTCTCTATGCTCATAACTCGAAGTTATATGTTCGAGAAGGCGATTATGTGTTAGGTGGTAAAGTGATTTCTAGGTCTGGTTGCACCGGTTATTGCTTTGGAGCACACTTACATTTTGAAGTGATTAAAAATGAAAAGTCAGTTAATCCAACTAGTTTCATTAAGGGTTTTAGTTTTTAATTCAATTTAGTGATTATGAAAAAAATTTTATTTATTATTCTTACTTTAACATATTATAACTGTTCCTCGACTCTGCCTGAAATAAAAGATATGAAGACACAATTGAATGAACGCATTGTGAACTCATACGATACGACCAGTCCTGTTCGAGTTTTGTTTTCTACTTTGCGAAAGCCTATTTCGCCTGACGTTTCTTGTTCGAATAGTTATTATTCTACACAACTCGATACGACAGAAAGATTTGGAGCCTGCGAAGTAATTGTTCCTGCCTCTCACGATATAGGCAGTCTTGACCAGGATGCTTCTGGAAGCAGTGAAAAATATTATAAATTAGAAAACCATGCTTCGCTTTCTAATATTGACGCACTGAAAACAGAAATCTCAAAAAATCAATTTCCTGAAATAATCGTATTTGTGCATGGATTTAATGTCAAATTTGAAGAAGCAGTATTGCGTGCGGCACAGATAAAATATGATCTAAAATTTGCCGGCGAAGTGGTATTATTCTCCTGGCCTGCCGGATCAGAAGATGGAGTCTTAAACCAATTATTAATCAAAGGCACCTATCAAAACAATTTGACAAACGCAAAAGCATCCATTTTTACTTTTAAGAATTTTCTATCAAAACTAGAAACTACCAAGAAAAAAATTCATCTAATTGTTCATTCTATGGGTCATCAAGTTGTGCTTCCTGCTGTTGCGAACTTAAACAGAGAGACGAACGAAAAGTTAATTCAGCAAATGGTTTTAAATGCGCCTGATTTTGATTCGTCAGAATTCAAAGGAATTGCGGATAATCTAAAAAAATCGGCAGAGCGCATAACAGTATATTGCTCACCCGGAGACAACGCCTTAGTAGCTTCAAGCAAAGTGAATCAAAATAAGCGACTTGGCTCTTGTGAAAAGCATTCTGGAATTGATATGGTGAATGTAAATCCAGTTGACTCTCCCGTGATGGGTCTTGGAG
It encodes the following:
- a CDS encoding caspase family protein, translating into MTFKSKYYFLFNSIVLITLLFYLPVYSQEKKGKPTKAYHIKSKGMKLTEIDEEGVPINNGKRYAIIIGINDYNDTAISDLSKARNDAKGIGKILKDIGQFDQVFVMTDDVVRSDPEHLYPTKLNIEEKIESVLRFTTPDDLIVFYFSGHGISDYDENGFLVTADTVADKKFDTSLRVDWIVKKFKEKKIKKSLLVLDACRDKLYTSKSSERDSIKEKIYTEAEVAATFYSTKSGYYSYEDDDSDYGVFTKNLIYGMEGRADDNNDGVVSFGELQQFVEKGVRDWSIKKNKQQKPFTKIYGERTGDLAITVAGKPEVSLADKKVVVPSRIGYVWRSALVPGWGQYNSGAKKRGISYFVISLGFLGLHASNMSKLSAAQSAYTGAFAIPGSLFLPTYMNLQNKKSSLEKAGNASMISLGLLVGFWIWNVIDAGVLTDLPTEPKTSGLQFNIERDSLSSQSFVVGMPSSETRNYVEWYWRF
- a CDS encoding DUF1566 domain-containing protein: MNTNDSKFKIKNSKFLGVTILFIIGLFTYCPMVKYNNPTDGAGGLVMQLLDTFGKTINGNANQTTNTFAMRDVVTSIDEGTSKTIYVRLAVKSNTTQTITIKTDIPALEVNPTTLTFTPDNSTVEQSFTVSALIDSNLVDEKGNVTLSSSGELEAKTLGITNKDVTGNWVSITTDNSFVEEGNKGSINLKLTVKPYETIKIDLTSDYTGLTVDTGQLTFTKDNWSTEQIVGLTGSIDTNTISENVKITGSTSGITNFLTLTYRENSIVIPSTVSIYNGEHITAKLSYQPGANVTIAVTASLTFNGTTTASSLNFTPSNYSTTQNIVQINSITNLLLDTNLYSNIQTLTITASSNGMATVSKSVLLDIDKTYTTTTNAVYTGGTALDETITDTVNNLIWQKCNMGQTGTTCSGGRTTANWANSISYCDTLSIGGNSNWRLPTKSELATLVSGSISPTTHTIFASYTIANNYWSSTTYAPNTPNAWFVYFNNGLVNVINKTSNVYVRCVSGP
- a CDS encoding type II toxin-antitoxin system VapC family toxin gives rise to the protein MDALNGKNDAISLIKKIGFDNTILSSITLMEVYQGAINKSQLIKLKKNLSYYDILHLDFSISQKAIELISEFKLSHGLSMPDALIAASAITHNIPLCTYNIQDYKFIKELILFKT
- a CDS encoding zinc dependent phospholipase C family protein, translating into MAGKITHIEVLAQAIKHLDHGTTDQRSISHLLLDQTNRKYANLGTITPDIFYYYHILSPAKLTANAQIWGDLHHHKNVTELVLNFLDIIIETEEGTYRDRMIAFVLGYICHCAVDVVTHPYIFFISSDYYNKDPEIASLAQYNHMRVEFALDSYLLDHRWGMSPKDYDFTHYIDVRRRGVSGLKKIDPMIWIFWLEALRLTFPEEFKKHYRGSVRKIIPGDIINDSYLGYIRFNEVLDSRSNAMRSLLKIVDYIPFTKKKASVLLMPFKDAIDTRILNSDEREWFYPADSSRKRNLSFIALVNQASNSARDAMTYAWEYLKGNVKREAMIKEYGGYNLDTGLRYQGISDMKEFAPL
- a CDS encoding transglycosylase domain-containing protein, with translation MNKNYNIISTKLIGFFASVVNSILTGSYAFFKLGVFLLFLGGLNAFLIVGSFDDVKLIPKAMDYEIPSTLYGVNAKGQYEPIAEFYQFSRIVLDLPSFKEETDAPDKRNKVLQCFLSTEDSNFYEHHGLDVRGIIRAFAVNIVAGKIKEGASTITQQVARLKFLNTDRSFIRKAREAWLAVLMEFYYDKNTILEMYLNEIPLGHGTLGVGAAARFYFRKDVNSLGWGEAALLASLTTRPKEFSPLVNPMISSNKVRVIFMKLVENGKMDISRAEIEYKKFSEYYASLNRSPNDSAYSDRLNRFPYFTEYIRRLLKKQISNEDLYSGGLKVYSTLNIQHQTEGEAVLSEGLANQTKISNQKSFKNIDAFDDKFGDIYNAISLIHDIGDFKFKISRMERTFRSVYQEELRDNYATLNLLTGTDNVGAVFDENYAKQTTQDHLLPVEGGIISMRPDTGYITSMIGGSGFRSDNQQLRPIQGYRQPGSSFKPLVYATVLDYYGKNPDKEPDKNVTASTLFLDSPLQYLMEDGDEWSPENYSEEYSGFMRLRAALESSKNSVAIRVVEHIGLGKLLPTLTELLRINRDIPKNYSVALGTFEMTPFELTRAYATLASGGKEVFPISILYITDSKDQMIKDFRPEHEKKERKQILSKEASLIITSMMSDVIKHGTGKAVLSAGLNRPSAGKTGTTNNFRDAWFVGYTPELVSSVWIGYDTGTVSLGKGMSGGVVASPLWGRFMAKALKGEPPKDFNFGENLNIITRKVCSISGKIPGPQCHKTYEEIFIKDTLDKTICEDHRGYNPEMDIPQEILPLPPVSSGNKEKEIVKPKKKKPVSGNKPEVAEPVKVEKPVSKKKPKKNIFQGDERLE